In Rattus norvegicus strain BN/NHsdMcwi chromosome 1, GRCr8, whole genome shotgun sequence, a genomic segment contains:
- the Ptdss2 gene encoding phosphatidylserine synthase 2 isoform X3: MIRDWWMCMIISVMFEFLEYSLEHQLPNFSECWWDHWIMDVLLCNGLGIYCGMKTLEWLSLKTYKWQGLWNIPTYKGKMKRIAFQFTPYSWVRFEWKPASSLHRWLAVCGIILVFLLAELNTFYLKFVLWMPPEHYLVLLRLVFFVNVGGVAMREIYDFMDELKPHRKLGQQAWLVAAITVTELLIVVKYDPHTLTLSLPFYISQCWTLGSILVLTWTVWRFFLRDITMRYKETRRQKQQSHQAINNGDGHPGPEDDLPGTGTAEEEGTTNDGVPAEEGPSAAS; this comes from the exons ATGATCCGTGACTGGTGGATGTGTATGATCATCAGTGTGATGTTCGAGTTCCTGGAGTACAGCCTGGAGCACCAGCTACCCAACTTCAGCGAGTGCTGGTGGGACCAT TGGATCATGGACGTACTCCTCTGCAACGGGCTGGGCATCTACTGTGGCATGAAGACCCTCGAGTGGCTGTCCTTGAAGACATATAAGTGGCAGGGCCTCTGGAACATTCCAACCTACAA GGGCAAGATGAAGAGGATTGCCTTTCAGTTCACACCTTATAGCTGGGTACGCTTTGAGTGGAAGCCAGCCTCCAGCCTGCACCGCTGGCTGGCCGTGTGTGGCATCATCCTGGTG TTCCTGCTGGCAGAGCTGAACACATTCTACCTGAAGTTTGTGCTTTGGATGCCCCCTGAACACTATCTGGTCCTTCTGCGTCTGGTCTTCTTCGTGAACGTGGGTGGTGTGGCCATGCGTGAGATCTATGACTTCATGGATGAATT GAAGCCCCACAGGAAGCTGGGCCAGCAGGCCTGGCTGGTGGCAGCCATCACAGTCACAGAGCTGCTCATCGTGGTGAAGTATGACCCGCACACACTCACCCTGTCACTGCCCTTCTACATCTCCCAGTGCTGGACTCTGGGCTCCATCCTGGTGCTTACATGGACTGTCTGGCGCTTCTTCCTGCG GGACATCACCATGAGGTACAAGGAGACCCGGCGACAGAAGCAGCAGAGTCACCAGGCCATCAACAACGGGGATGGGCACCCAGGGCCGGAGGATGACCTGCCAGGGACTGGAACTGCAGAGGAAGAGGGGACCACCAATGATGGTGTACCTGCTGAGGAGGGGCCCTCAGCTGCTTCATGA